Proteins from a single region of Flavobacterium sp.:
- a CDS encoding sigma-70 family RNA polymerase sigma factor → MEFEEIYKTYWDRIFRLCMGFVNDYDAAQDLAQETFIIVWQKLETFRNESAIGTWIFRIASNNCLRQIEKQKRFPKSELPIHLSEEKQISLEPQIQFLYKCIADLPETDRIIISLELEDIKQAEIAKIVGLSEANVRVKIHRIKEKLTQKFKENGQR, encoded by the coding sequence ATGGAATTCGAAGAAATCTACAAAACATATTGGGATAGAATTTTTAGGCTCTGCATGGGATTTGTGAATGATTATGATGCGGCTCAGGATTTGGCTCAGGAAACGTTTATAATTGTCTGGCAGAAATTAGAAACTTTTAGAAATGAATCTGCTATTGGAACCTGGATTTTCAGGATTGCTTCCAATAATTGCCTGAGGCAGATTGAAAAACAAAAGCGTTTTCCAAAATCAGAATTACCGATTCATCTTTCAGAAGAAAAACAAATATCATTAGAACCACAGATTCAGTTTTTATACAAATGTATTGCCGATCTTCCGGAAACTGATCGTATCATAATTTCATTAGAATTAGAAGATATTAAACAAGCAGAAATTGCTAAAATCGTCGGACTTTCTGAAGCCAATGTAAGAGTGAAAATTCACAGAATCAAAGAAAAACTGACTCAAAAATTTAAAGAAAATGGACAACGATAA
- a CDS encoding alpha/beta hydrolase, whose protein sequence is MKKYIILIIAFLFSALCLNVFAQTKSYPFEVLKSGKGKQSIIFIPGFASSGDVWNETKAAFEKDFTCYTLTMAGFAGVKPQPNPSFENWKTEIANYIKDNKIEKPVLIGHSMGGGLALAIASDYPDLIGKIVVVDALPCLAALSDPSFKSKENNDCSATVNQMTAMNETQFYDMQKQMMPRLLQDSSKLETVVNWSVKSDRTTFGQMYCDFFNVDLRERIAAIKCPSLILLESYFINLKPAIEGQYKNLKTSNFQYANKGLHFIMYDDKDWYLAQLNTFLKS, encoded by the coding sequence ATGAAAAAGTATATCATCTTAATTATCGCATTCTTATTTTCAGCATTATGTCTAAATGTTTTTGCACAAACAAAATCATATCCATTTGAAGTTCTTAAAAGCGGAAAAGGAAAACAATCTATTATATTCATTCCCGGATTTGCTTCTTCCGGCGATGTCTGGAATGAAACCAAAGCAGCTTTCGAAAAAGATTTCACTTGTTATACGCTAACAATGGCTGGATTTGCCGGAGTAAAACCACAGCCAAATCCATCTTTTGAAAATTGGAAAACCGAAATCGCCAATTATATCAAAGACAATAAAATCGAAAAACCAGTTTTAATCGGTCACAGTATGGGCGGCGGACTGGCACTGGCAATTGCTTCTGATTATCCGGATTTAATTGGAAAAATTGTTGTGGTTGATGCGCTTCCATGTTTGGCGGCTTTGAGCGATCCTTCTTTTAAATCAAAAGAAAATAACGATTGTTCTGCAACCGTAAATCAAATGACGGCTATGAATGAAACCCAGTTTTATGATATGCAGAAACAAATGATGCCAAGACTTTTGCAAGATTCATCAAAATTAGAAACAGTAGTAAACTGGAGTGTAAAATCTGACCGAACCACTTTTGGACAAATGTATTGTGATTTTTTTAATGTTGATTTAAGAGAAAGAATCGCAGCGATAAAATGTCCGTCGTTAATTTTATTAGAATCTTATTTTATAAATTTAAAACCGGCAATCGAAGGACAGTACAAAAACTTGAAAACATCCAATTTTCAATACGCCAATAAAGGTTTACATTTTATTATGTATGATGACAAAGACTGGTATTTGGCACAATTAAACACTTTTTTAAAATCTTAA